A stretch of DNA from Spirosoma endbachense:
TCTACAAGCAATTGTAATACGGATAATTCGCTCGTAGCGGGTGGTGGTAAAAGGGTGATCATTGCCTTGATAATGATCAGTAAAATGGGAACAACGATAGGCAACAGCGAAAGCGTTAAGGTCGGCAATGGACGATCTGCTTTCTCACTAAGGTAGGTGTCGTGGATCGTTTTTAACGTTTCGTCAGTGAGTATTTCGTCAGAAAAGTCAACATATTTTTTCCCAAGCCATTGCCCGTATAGAATGAATGTTATCGTGCAGGGAATAGCCAACAGCATCCCTAACAACATCATGGCGCCTACATCTACATTAAACAACCCGGCTACACCCAATGGGCCGGGTGTTGGCGGTACCATGGTATGAGTAACCACAAGGCCACCGGCCAGTGCAACACCCAGGGTCAATAATGAGCGATTCCCTTTTTTGGATAAGGCTTTGGCGATAGGAAACAGGATGACAAAAGCAGAGTCGGCAAAGATCGGAATGCTGACGAAATAGCCGGTCATGGCCAGAGCCCACTCTTCTTTTCGATTGCCCAGCCACTTGATAAATGAATAGGCGATCTGCTCGGCTGCTCCAGAAACCTCCAGAATTCGTCCCATCATGACACCCAGCCCGATAATGATACCAATTGTGCCGAGGGTGGCCCCAAAGCCTTTGGTAATCGCATCGAGTGTTTCACTTACCGACATCCCTCCGGTTAGCCCGGCTATGCAGGCAGCCATGATCATGGCAATCAGCGGATGCACTTTGGTGCGTAATACCAGAAAAATAAGAACAAAAACGGCAACAGCTAGCCCAACAATGGGAACGGAAAGATGGGACATTTGCCTACACTTTGTTCTGAGCGATGAATTGAGTGATAAACTGATCAAAATGGCCGTCGACCTCGAACCCAAGCGCCAGAGCCCGGGTATTGTCCATTACCGTAGGCCAACTGAGTACGATTGCATTGATAGCCGGATCAGGCTTGAATTGGATCCTGGCCAGCGTTTCTTTGTCCGTAACGCGCTCAAGCGATTCGAGCATCTGTTGTACGGTTACACTAATTCCGGGCAGGTTTACCGTGCGCCATTCCCCAAAGACAGCGCCATCCAGAGATGCTCCTTTGATAATATTCTGAATGATCGTATCGGGGCTCGACACTAAAACTGGAAGCTCAGGCGCTACGGGACAAATAGCCTCTTCACCGTTAATGGGTTCCCGTATGATGCTGCTGACAAACGAGGAAGCGGCCAGATTGGGTCGGCCGGGCCGAACGCAGATGGTTGGTAAACGCAATACCCGCCCGTCCACAAAGTTTTTGCGGGTATAGTCATTGATGAGCAATTCTCCAATGGCTTTTTGGGCACCATAAGACGAATGTGGGGTCACCACGGTTGCTTCATTGACGAGAGCTGGCAACGAACCACCATATACGGCAAGAGAACTGGCAAACACAAACCGAATCCCCTGACGTTGGTGACGGCATGCTTCCAGGAGCTGCCGGGTAATATCGAGATTTACTTTCCAGCCCAGATCGAAGTCCTTTTCTGCATGACTGCTTACCACAGCAGCAAGATGGAAAATGATCCCGGTTTTAGCCGTGATCAGATTTCTGGCCGCATCGCCTTCCGAAAGGTCGGCTTGTTGACAAGTGATCCTGGTGTCGTTGCCAGGATTAGCAGGCATCACTATATCGACCAGAAGTAACTCATCAAAGATGAAAGAACTGCTTAGGAGCGCTTTCGCCAGTCGTTGGCCCAGAAAGCCTGCTCCACCTGTTATAATTAGTTGCATAGATTTAAATCCTTATAAAGTAGGTTTAACCGAAAACCTCCTATTAACTACTGTAAAGTCCGAAATTCAATGCGTCTTTTTCCGCTGAACCAGACGCATAAAAGCCTGAAAAAATGTATGTGTCTGTAAGTCAGAAGATGGATCAGTTACCTCCTGATTATAAAGAGGAGATGCTTGCATCCATTCGTGAAGCATTTAGTTCGAGTGGTAAAACCATTGTGGTGCTCGACGATGATCCTACCGGAACGCAAACGTCTCATGATGTAACCGTGCTTACGTCATGGCGTGCAGGACTGATTGCAGAAGAATTGAAAAAGAAACCGTCTATTTTGTTTATTCTCACCAATTCGCGCAGCTTGCCCGAGTGGGAAGCGGTTGAACTTGCGCAGGAAATTGGCTATAACTTAAAAGCAGCTGTTATCGATAGCGGAAGGGAGATTGTCGTTATCAGCCGAAGTGATTCTACATTGAGAGGCCATTTTCCGGCTGAAGTGAATGCTGTCGCCAGCACGCTGGACATGGCAGAAGCTACAATCGTATTCGTGCCGGCATTTATTGAAGGCGGGCGATTTACGATTGATGATGTTCATTATCTGGTTGAAAATCAGAAGTTGGTGCCCGTGTCGGATACGCCTTTCGCCCGCGATGTAGTGTTTGGATACAAGCACGCTGATTTGAAACTATGGGTTGAAGAAAAAACCAAGGGGCGGGTGAAGGCAGCGGATGTGGGCTCCATATCAATTGACGATATCCGGGTGGGCGGGCCGCAGGTAGTTGGTGAGAAATTGATAGCCTGTGCCAACGGGTCGATTTGTATTGTCAACGCTGCCAGTTACCGGGATCTGGAGGTCGTTGTAATGGGTTTGATATTGGCAGAGAAATCGGGGAAAAAGTTTCTGTACCGCAGTTCGGCAACGTTGGTACCTATCCGGGCTGGTATGGAAAGCGGTAAAATTTTTTCTCCCCCCAAAGAGGGCACAAATTCTGTCAATGGAGCGCTCGTTATGGTAGGATCGCATGTCCCTAAAACAACCAGCCAGCTTAACTGGCTTCTGAAAAATGGCAACTATCAATCCATTGAAGTGAATGTAGCAGAGATACTACAATCAGTTGACCCACTAGTACAGGCAGCTGCAATTAGCCGACAAACGGATGAGTGGCTTTTGGCCGGAAAGAATGTGGTGATTCATACCAGTCGCCAGTTAGCGGTAGGTACTGATTCAGAAAGCAGTTTACGAATCAATGCTTCGGTTTCCGATTTTCTGGTCAATATCATGAAAAGCCTTACGGTCCGGCCGAAATTTATCGTGGCCAAAGGAGGAATTACCTCCAGTGATCTGGCATCCAAAGGGCTTTCTTCAGAAAAAGCGGTGGTGCTTGGGGCTGTGATCCCTGGGGTTCCGGTCTGGCAAATGAATAGGGAGAGCAAATTTCCGGGGATTAAGTATGTCGTTTTCCCTGGTAATGTTGGCGATGAAACCGCGCTGGATGAGGTATGCCGGAAGTTAGCGGGTTAACGTTCATCTGGGACCTTTCTGCCTGAGTAAAAAACAACCCGGTTCTAACGACCGGGCGTTTTGATTTACCCATCTTTGATTTATGCAATTCTAATCGTTATCGCTAGTGGAATTGAGCAAAAGGCACTACCTAAAAGCAGGGCCTTTTGCCATGCAGTATTCTACAAACCAGTACGTTAAAGGTCGAGTTAGGGTTGCGTGGTTAAAAAAAAATAGTTGATATCGATCATTGCACGGGGCGTATTTTCGCATGAACCCAGCAAAAAACACCGACCTCAATGTGGGCCGGTGTTTGTGCAACATAGTTGATTTCTCTCGGCGGCCGTTGATTTGCACCTTATTGATGAATACGTATATAGCTCGCCCGTCGTTGTAAAAAAAATATAGGATAGTAGGTAGTAGTTAAGTCTTTAGTCGTAGGCAGGAAAAAGCAATGATAGGTACAATAAAAACGCCGACTTCATCATGAGTCGGCGTTTCGTTATTCCACCAAGTAAAGAAGCAAATTACTAAAAATAAGCTCAATAACAGTGGGTTAGCCTCTTTTTAATAGCAACTTAATAAGTGATGATCCATTTTTTATCACCTTTGATCGGCCCGTAACTATGCACAGAGTTGTGGCAGGAAATTGAGCGTTTGCGCTCTGAAAAATACAAAAGAAAATGCCTGTTGACCATTGGGGTTCAGGCCTTCAATCGTAGTTAGAGCCGATATTGACAAAGGCATGAATTTAATGCTTTATTAGTTTTATCCTATAAATTTAATAGAGTGAAAAGTCGTTGATAAGCAGTATTTTCTGCATTACCGATCACTCAAACGTATCGATGGTCTTTCGTCAATACATTAATGAGAAATCGTAACTATTTTTTGGAAATGTATTTATAAGGTACTGATTTACAGATTGTTTACCAATAGCTGGTATTTGCTGATTTGTTGCTGAGAATCTGTTACTCTTACCGATTAATAAGAGCCTAAACAAGGGAATTTGCGAAGCGAAACGAATATACCTTAATTTGTTCCCAGTTTTACATAAATCAGTTTACCACATGAAAAAAATTCACTTTTCGATTTTGCTAGTTATAGCCCTTCTGGCGGGCACCCAGTCATTTGCTCAAATGGCGATTGACAAAGGTACTAAGTTCATCAACCTCGGTATTGGCGTAGGTGGCTACGGTTACTACTCAGGTGGCGGTGGTATCGGACTTAATGCCGCTGCCGATTTTGGTGTGGCACCTAATATTACAGTGGGTGGTGTAATTGGTTATAGAAGCTATGGAAGTGTAGGGTCCTACAATTATAATTCATTTGACATTGGTGCTCGGGGTTCTTACCATTTCAACGAACTGCTTAGCCTAAGTACTGACAAAGCTGATTTATACGCTGGCATAGGCCTTTCCTACTTTTCTTTTTCCTATGGTGGTTTTACGGACACTTATGGAACGGTATATGTGCCTATTCACATTGGTGGTCGTTACTTTTTCAGCGAGAAATTAGGTGCTTTTGCTGAACTGGGCTCTAGCCTTGCTACTCTTAAATTAGGGCTTACCCTTAAATTCTAAGGATATTCCTCATTAAGCGAAAAAAGCCGCTCCTGATTCAGGAGCGGCTTTTTTCGTTGAATAGAATTACTTACTGGCGATTTCGCGCAGGCTCTTCACACCCATATTCCAGAGGATGAATGAATAGATGTCGGCCGTGGTCTCAATATTCTTTTTGGTATTGCTGGCACCGTGCCCGGAGTTGGTATCTATCCGGATCAGAACCGGATTCTGGCCTTTATAAACCTCCTGAATGGTGGCTGCATACTTAAACGAGTGTGCTGGTACAACCCGGTCGTCGTGGTCGGCGGTTGTGATGAGGGTAGCAGGATAAGCGACACCCGTTTTCAGATTATGAATTGGTGAGTAGGCGTATAAGGCCTTAAACTCGTCGGCATTATCGCTGCTACCGTAATCGGCAATCCAGTTCCAGCCAATCGTGAATTTGTGGAATCGGAGCATATCCATGACGCCCACCTGTGGAATCGCTACCCGAAATAATTCGGGCCGTTGATTCATAACCGCCCCAACGAGTAGCCCACCGTTTGACCCACCCTGAACTGCCAGTTTAGCCGGGCTGGTGTATTTCTGCGCAATCAGGTATTCGGCGGCTGCAATGAAATCGTCAAATACGTTCTGCTTTTTCAGCTTCATGCCCTGCTCGTGCCATTTCTCGCCATACTCACTACCACCGCGTAAGTTTGCCTGGGCATAAACACCACCCTGCTCCAGAAAGGGAATTCGTAGCGGACTAAATGCCGGGGGCAGGCTGATGTTGAATCCGCCGTAGCCGTACAGGAGAGTTGGGTTCGTGCCATCCAGTTTTAATCCTTTACGGTAGGTCAGGAACATGGGCACTTTTGTGCCGTCTTTACTGGTGTAGAAAACCTGTTTTGTTTCATAGTCGGTTGGCTTAAAATCTACTTCGGGAGCCCGGAAGATCGTGCTTTTACGGGTGGCGATATCGTACCGGTAGATCGTTGGCGGAAATGTAAAAGACGTGAATGTGTAGAACACGAACTTATCGTCTTTCTCGCCACCAAATCCGCCTGCCGAACCGATGGCGGGGAGTTGAATATCGCTTTCCCGCTTTCCTGAATAGTCAAACACCTCTACGTTTGAGGTAACATCCTTCGAGTATTCGACGAACAATTTACCGCCTGCTGCACTGACGCTATTCTCGGCAATGGGTTCTGGTTTCTCGGCAATAAGTGTCGAAAAGGCCTTCTTTTTCGTGTCGTAGGCAATGACTTTACTATTGGGAGCTTTCTCATTGGTCAAAATCAACAGCCGATCCCCATCGTTGTCGACTACGCCATAACTGAAGTCGGTCACATCTTCCACAACAGACGAAAACGATTTCTGATCGGCTTTAGCATCCATAAAAAACAACGCATTGCCGTCTTTTCCCTTGCCTCGATCACTCACACTGAGCAACAGGAACCGCTCGTCGTCGGTGGTACTGGCAATGTGGAATCGCTGAGGATGCTGAGGATCTTCATAAACCAACCGATCGGCGCTTTGGGGCGTGTTTAGTTTATGATAGAAAACCTGGTGATTTTCGTTCTTGGCGGCCAGTGCACTGCCTTCGGGTTTTGGGTAGCGACTGTAATAAAATCCGTCACCCTGCCAGGCTGTGCCCGACACTTTTACCCATTCGATTTTATCCGACAGGTATTGCTTGGTAGCCAGTTCCATAACCTGGTATTCCTGCCAGTCGGAACCTCCCTTGGAGAGGCCAACTACGGCGTATTTACCATCTTTCGAGAGCGAAAATGCACCTAGTCGTGTGGTGCCGTCGGCCGAAAGTTTGTTAGGATCGATTACTAATTCCGGTTTTCCGTCAAGACCTTTCTGTCGATACAGAACTGCCTGATTTTGAAGGCCATCGTTCTTCGAAAAATAGAACCATTCGCCCTTACGGCTTGGCGCAGAGTATTTTGGATAGTTATAAATCTGCTCAAGTCGGTTTTGAAGTTGCTGTCTGTACGGAATTTGCGACAAATAGTCGAACGTAACTTTATTTTCGGCTTTTACCCATTCGGCAGTTTCGGCAGAGCGATCGTCTTCGAGCCAGCGGTAAGGGTCGGCAACAGTAGTGCCGTGGTAGGTGTCGGTCTGATCGGTTCTTCGGGCTTTAGGGTAAGCCAAAGATTCATTGGTGTTGTGGCTTCCTGACTGAGCCAGAGCCGCAGAAGAGCTAAGCATAATCGATAAGCGAATGAGGTGAATACAACGCATGGGTTATGGGTAGTTGATGAATTTTTAACGGCAACTTCCTACGAATAACGGTTCGGAATAGCGAAAATACAAGGGACAGTCCTGTTATCAACAAGACTAGTAAGCCCAATCGGTTTTTTAGACGACTATGGAGTTGGCCAACCAGGAAGGAGCGTATGGTTAAATCAGTCTAAACTACCAAATCGCTTGGAAAATAGGTAAATACTTAACTCATTTACAGTTGCTTATCTTAACCTCTTTATTATTAATGATTCGACAGGTACTTCATAGTGCCGCTTATCTGGTGCTCCTTTGGAGTATATTAAGTCAGTATGGCTGGGCGCAGATAAATTATCTGGCCAAACCAACCACGCCGAACTTTCAGATTGATCATATCAGCGTTAATGACGGACTAACGCAGGGCTCCGTCTATTACATGCTGAAAGACAGCCGTAGCTTCCTGTGGTTTGGGACGCAGGATGGACTTAATCGCTACGATGGTCATCAATTTCGCACCTATCGCCCTTTAGTAGGTGAGCGGGGAGTCCCTCGCTCTGGCGCAATTCGGGGCGTCAATATTTTTGGTATTATCGAAGACCCTGATGGTAATTTATGGGTTGGTACCGAAGAAGGATTGAACCGGTATGACCGTCAGCGTGATCGCTTCGACTGCTTTTTGGCAACCGATGCCCAGCACCAGCCAATAAATAGCCGTACACTGCCTTTTTTTGTCGATAAAACCGAACTGCTTTACCTGAGTGATGCCGAAGGTTTAGTGCGATTCGACTACCGGAATCGCCGAAAGACAATTCTGGCATCAACCATTCACCCAACTAAAGAATATGACCTTCCGAGCTCGACTGTACGCACCCCGGCGGGTGATGTGTGGCTCCATGCTCCACAAGGCCTGATACGGTATAATCTCCATGATCGAACATTTTCCCACTATTTTACTAGCCGGCCCGACAATCAGTTTGGCTCTCCGCAAACTGTTTTTTCCTTTTTTATTGATCTTGACAACGTTGCCTGGATTGGGACAAATACGGGATTGATTCGATTCGATTATCGGCATCAAACGGCGCTGGTATACGATCGTTTTGGCAACCAGCCCCTCAGCGCCGTCTATAGTATTGCTCCCGGTCAGCTTGGCCGTCTCTGGCTGGGCACGCAACGCAATGGGGTATTGTATTTCGATAAACGGTCGCGGTTGTTTGGTCAGGTCAACGATGTGACGGGCAATACCCGACAACTGAGCGAGTTTGAGATTCGTAAAGTTTATTCGGATAATCTGGGCATAATCTGGGCTAATGTCGATCCGGACGGACTGACCCGTATCATACCCAATGCTTTTTTGTTTGGGGGCATGAGCAAACGCCAGTCGACAGATAATATGCCTGCTGAATTAAAGTTAAGCAACTACACGGTTCGGGGCTTTATGGAAGAGCGTTTTGATCGACTCTGGATCTCAACGGAAGAAGGAATTAACGTACTTGATCCACGGACAAATCATGTAGTTAAACGCTATTTCACCGATGCAAGCGAGTACAATTTGCCAACGCATAAGCTCGTGCGATGCATGTATCGTGACCCAAAACGGCGTATATGGGTTGGTATAAAGGGGGGAGTTATGGCGTTTCATCCGGAAACTGATCGTTTCGAGCCAATTTTATTTCAACCCTCAGCTAGTCAGGTAACCGACAATTATGTTCGAAATCTGGCGAGTATTAACGACAGCACGCTTGTTGCTGCCACCGAAGATGGTCTATATACCCTCAATATTGTCCGCCGTAGCTGGTCAAAACTTCCTGATCTTGCTGGCGAGAACATTTTTAACCTCTGGTATGATACTGCAACCCGCCAGTTATGGGTAGGTACTTACCTGAACGGGTATTACTGGTATCAGCTGCCAGAGCATCAACTGTCGCCCTGGAAACTCATTCGATCGGGCTTAAAAGGGAGTATGGTTCTGCATTTTCGTTCCGATACACTGCGCCAGACCATGTGGCTCTCTACCGATCGGGGGCTGGCTGCTTTGAAGCCTGAAACGGGTAAACTTAAGCTATATTCAGACCAGCAGGGATTAGCCAATTCGTTTGTTTATGGCTCGCTGGCCGATGTTAATAATGTTATCTGGCTGAGTACGAACCGGGGTCTTTCGCGGCTTGATCCGTCTACAGGAGCCATCAAAAATTTTACATTAAGTGATGGTTTACAGGGCAATGAATTTAACGGCAATGCCTTTATCCGACTGGCTAGCGGAGAATTGTTTTTTGGGGGTGTAGAAGGGTTTAATCGGTTTCGTCCCGATATGTACCGCAATTCGTCGTTCAGCCCGAATGTCCATATTTACTCGTTCAATGTTAATGAAGATTCGTTGCTTTCGGATCGTTATGTTGGTGAAATTGACCGGATTGAACTAGCGCACGATCAGAACACCCTATCGATGGAGTTTGCTGCTTTGGACTACTTTAGTAATGGCCATAATTCGTACCAGTACCAGTTAATGAACTATGATGAGCAATGGGTATCAGCGGGCGAAAAAAACTACGTTCGCTATGCCAATCTGCCATCGGGCGACTATATTTTTCAGGTTAAAGCCGCCAATCGGGATGGGCACTGGAGTAGCCGGATTAAAAAACTGGCGATTCATATTCAGCCGCCGTTCTGGAAAACACCCGCGTTCTACATACTGATTGCATTAGTGCTTGTCCTGGTAACCTTTGGCTGGATTCGACAGCGTGAAAATGTCATACGCCAACAGGAGACGGATCGGTTGCGGCTGGCGTATGACATTCAGGAGCAGGTTAAGAAAGACATTGCCCGTGATCTGCACGATGAGATTGGAACCCGGCTTGCCACTCTAAAACTCTACACAACCCGGTTGATCCAGTACATCAATGAAGCCTCCGTTGAAACAACTCAATCGGCAACGCACGCGAATGTTGTGAATACCGCAGGCGTGCAGGTTCTGAAGAACAATATTTTTACGCTGATTAACAGTACGATAAGTGATGTACGTAATCTGCTTCGGAAACTAAACCCGCAAACACTGGAGCGATATGGTTACGTAGCTGCTGTAGAGGAACTGTTCTCGCGTATTAACGCAACGGGCACAATCGCAATGCACCTGATTTTGACGAATGCCCCCGGTGAGTCGGCCGCAGACGGAGCAGAGTTAACTGATAATCCGGCAAACCCGGATTTACGAACAATGGCCCGCCTTCCGGTGGATATCGAGGTGATGTTATACCGAATTACTCAGGAGCTGGTGAGCAATTCGCTTAAACATGCAAACGCACACCAGATCGATCTATTTATTCAGGGCCAGAAGGATCGACTATTCCTGATCTATTCCGATGATGGACAAGGGTTTGATTATGACCAGATAAAGCGCAGTGGGCCTGGACTTGGACTAGGTAGTATAGAATCGAGGGTCGCTATTTTGAACGGAAAAATCCTTTGGCAAACACAACCTGGGAAGGGTGTAAGTGCGCATATAGATATACCTACGGGCCCCGTTGCGAAGCGGTGGTTTTCTTAGATATTGACGTGTTTTCAGGTGATTGTCTAAGTACCGTAAACGGACCATTCTGCTTATATCAATAACCGTTATCAACTTTCTACCTATTTTCGCAGGAGCATACACAATTATTCATGTCCACATTTACAAAATGGGTCTTACTGTTTATTGGATGGCCCTTTTTTGCTTTTGCCCAATTACAGATTACACACCCAATGTCGCGGCTCGTCGTTCAGCGCGGGAGCGATGGCAATGGGCGACTGTATTTGTCAGGGCGACTGAGCAGTGCCGTCGATCGGGTAGAGGCTTCACTAACGCCCGTTTCGGCTGGACAGGGAAATGCTACGGGCTGGCAGGTGGTTCAAACAAATCCCACAAATAATGTTTTTCTGGGCTATGTCACAGGTTCAGGCGGGTGGTATATCCTGACCGTACGAACCCTGATTGGGAATACCGTCATCGCAGAGGGAACCGTACAACCTGTTGGTATTGGTGAAGTGTTCGTTACGGCCGGACAGTCAAACTCGCGGGGCCTGGGCATTGGCGATAATGACCTTGGAGCCATTACTGACCGGGTTAGCGCCATTGATTCGATCAACCACTCTTATCCGCCCGGTGCGCAGGCGCTTGTTTCGTCCGGTGATCCAATGCCAGTGCCCGTATTCAAGCCGTTGACCGCTGGCCGGAAAATTTTCCCTATGGCCGAAAGTTCATGGGGATGGGGCGAATTAGGCGACTACATCGTGAATCGATACAATGTGCCGGTGGCGTTTTATGTAGCCGGGTGGGATGGGTCGACGGCCGAAAACTGGTACAACACGGCGAATGGCATTCCAACCTGTAATCGCTATTTCTGCGCCGAAAACTGGCCTAACCTGCAACCCTATACCAACCTTAAGAATGTACTTCATTACTACAATTCCATTGCAGGCATTCGGGCTGTATTATGGCATCAGGGTGAAGCCGAATACAGCTTTCCCGATGGAACGACGAGTATTCCGCAATACTATGATCGATTAGTGGGGGTTATTCAGAAATCAAGGCAGGATTTTGGAGGGCGTAATGTGCCCTGGATGGTGGCCCGTGCTTCATTCGATGGTACGGAATTTCGCCCTGCTGTTGTTACCGAACAGCAGCGAGTTATTGATACGCCGGGCCTGAATGTCTATCAAGGCCCATATAACGATACGATTGTCAATCGCAATGCCGGAAATACAGATGTACATTTTAAAAATAGCTCCCGCCCGGCAACGCATCCGCGCTATTACTTGAATCCGGCCTCTATTCCGGCCGAGATGGGTCTTTCCCGGTTTGCCCGTAACTGGAATAATAGCCTTAGTAACAGCTTTTTTCAAAACACTCAGCCGGTAACGCCGACTCAATTCGCCGTTACCGGAACCGTAGCGGACTATATCCGCCCCGGCGACAGTCTGTATGTGCCTTTCTCAACGCTCGGTTCGTTTGCGGGCGATAACCAATGGCAGGTGCAATTGCTCGATTCGCTTGGCCGTTACTGGTCTACACTAGGCAGTGGTTCGGCAAGTCCAATTAAACTGAAAATTCCGGATACGCTTCGGCTGGGAAGCCTCTTTCAGCTTCGGGTTGTAGCCACATCGCCATTCCTGCCAGCCGTACCCTCCAATTTATTCAGGACGAGTCCTACGGCTAGTCAGGCAGATGTTAGTCTGGCAATGGGGATCAGTCAACGACTGCCTGATCTGAACGGCCCCGTTACAATAAGTCTTTTTGTCCAAAACAACGGGCCCGGACAGGCACGAAACGTTGTGATTCGGGACCGCTTACCCGATAATCTTGCCTTTATTTCATCGACAGGCTTAACAGTCAATAATAATGTGTTGACCAGTAACGCCATGGATATTAGTCCGGGTACAACGCAGGTTATAAGTTTTGTCGCTCAGCCGACGGCTGGTGGCACATACAGTAATGCTGCGGAAATCGCACAGATGCTCTCAACCGACCCCGATAGTCAGGCTAATTCTGGCACGGGAGATGGTCAGGATGATATGGCTATGCTGGATTTTCGCACCAAACAGGGCGGTTCTGGTTTATTTGTTTCGCCCAATCCCAATCAGGTTCCATTGCCTACAGTTGTCAGTAACCAGCCCATTCCTGATCCAGCTAAAATAGACATTAGCCTGAACATATCAGTTGATAATCGTGTACCCCGCCTGAATGATGTTATCACGTATTCATTGACTATTTCGAATGCGGGTGGTGCTAATGCGGCTATGTTGTTTGTTATAGCCTACCTGCCCAGCGGGCAGGTTTTTGAGTCAAGTAGTGATCTGGCATTAAGCAGCAATGGCGTGGCCGGCAGCATCAGCAATCTGGCGGCTGCTACCAGCAGAACGCTACAGTTCAAAGCCAGAATTACAGCCGCGGGCACTGGAGTTTGTACTGCACAAATTTTAGCCGCCAGCCAGCCTGATCCCGACTCTGTACCTGGTAACGGAACGAGTAATGGCGAAGATGATACCGCTCAGGTAGACGTGCGCGTGAAGTAAGCAAATCGATTTTCTTCCAGATTCAACGAGCTTAATTGGCGATTTTTACGAACGGTTTAGGCTGTATCTTCGTTAAAACTGTATCTATCCGTGATTTTCGTACGCTCTATGCCCAAGTCTCTTCATTATAGGTGGTGAGGATTTGGGGTCTTTTGTCTTTTATTGAAACTAGACAGGGTTAGTCGGTAAATAGCTCGTTCGCATACAATTTGCCCGTAAATCGAAGATGAAAAGTCAGTGGATTATTCTGGGTACCGTCGGCATCGCTGTAGCGTTTATGCTCTCGTCGTTTCCCGGTATTTTTGAGGAACGGGTCGATTATAACACGCAGATTAAACCACTGCTGAACAAAAATTGCATCGTTTGCCACGGCGGTGTTAAAAAAGCGTCGGGATTCTCTCTGTTATTTAAGCATGAAGCCCTGGCACCC
This window harbors:
- the denD gene encoding D-erythronate dehydrogenase, giving the protein MQLIITGGAGFLGQRLAKALLSSSFIFDELLLVDIVMPANPGNDTRITCQQADLSEGDAARNLITAKTGIIFHLAAVVSSHAEKDFDLGWKVNLDITRQLLEACRHQRQGIRFVFASSLAVYGGSLPALVNEATVVTPHSSYGAQKAIGELLINDYTRKNFVDGRVLRLPTICVRPGRPNLAASSFVSSIIREPINGEEAICPVAPELPVLVSSPDTIIQNIIKGASLDGAVFGEWRTVNLPGISVTVQQMLESLERVTDKETLARIQFKPDPAINAIVLSWPTVMDNTRALALGFEVDGHFDQFITQFIAQNKV
- a CDS encoding prolyl oligopeptidase family serine peptidase — encoded protein: MLSSSAALAQSGSHNTNESLAYPKARRTDQTDTYHGTTVADPYRWLEDDRSAETAEWVKAENKVTFDYLSQIPYRQQLQNRLEQIYNYPKYSAPSRKGEWFYFSKNDGLQNQAVLYRQKGLDGKPELVIDPNKLSADGTTRLGAFSLSKDGKYAVVGLSKGGSDWQEYQVMELATKQYLSDKIEWVKVSGTAWQGDGFYYSRYPKPEGSALAAKNENHQVFYHKLNTPQSADRLVYEDPQHPQRFHIASTTDDERFLLLSVSDRGKGKDGNALFFMDAKADQKSFSSVVEDVTDFSYGVVDNDGDRLLILTNEKAPNSKVIAYDTKKKAFSTLIAEKPEPIAENSVSAAGGKLFVEYSKDVTSNVEVFDYSGKRESDIQLPAIGSAGGFGGEKDDKFVFYTFTSFTFPPTIYRYDIATRKSTIFRAPEVDFKPTDYETKQVFYTSKDGTKVPMFLTYRKGLKLDGTNPTLLYGYGGFNISLPPAFSPLRIPFLEQGGVYAQANLRGGSEYGEKWHEQGMKLKKQNVFDDFIAAAEYLIAQKYTSPAKLAVQGGSNGGLLVGAVMNQRPELFRVAIPQVGVMDMLRFHKFTIGWNWIADYGSSDNADEFKALYAYSPIHNLKTGVAYPATLITTADHDDRVVPAHSFKYAATIQEVYKGQNPVLIRIDTNSGHGASNTKKNIETTADIYSFILWNMGVKSLREIASK
- a CDS encoding four-carbon acid sugar kinase family protein, coding for MYVSVSQKMDQLPPDYKEEMLASIREAFSSSGKTIVVLDDDPTGTQTSHDVTVLTSWRAGLIAEELKKKPSILFILTNSRSLPEWEAVELAQEIGYNLKAAVIDSGREIVVISRSDSTLRGHFPAEVNAVASTLDMAEATIVFVPAFIEGGRFTIDDVHYLVENQKLVPVSDTPFARDVVFGYKHADLKLWVEEKTKGRVKAADVGSISIDDIRVGGPQVVGEKLIACANGSICIVNAASYRDLEVVVMGLILAEKSGKKFLYRSSATLVPIRAGMESGKIFSPPKEGTNSVNGALVMVGSHVPKTTSQLNWLLKNGNYQSIEVNVAEILQSVDPLVQAAAISRQTDEWLLAGKNVVIHTSRQLAVGTDSESSLRINASVSDFLVNIMKSLTVRPKFIVAKGGITSSDLASKGLSSEKAVVLGAVIPGVPVWQMNRESKFPGIKYVVFPGNVGDETALDEVCRKLAG
- a CDS encoding GntP family permease codes for the protein MSHLSVPIVGLAVAVFVLIFLVLRTKVHPLIAMIMAACIAGLTGGMSVSETLDAITKGFGATLGTIGIIIGLGVMMGRILEVSGAAEQIAYSFIKWLGNRKEEWALAMTGYFVSIPIFADSAFVILFPIAKALSKKGNRSLLTLGVALAGGLVVTHTMVPPTPGPLGVAGLFNVDVGAMMLLGMLLAIPCTITFILYGQWLGKKYVDFSDEILTDETLKTIHDTYLSEKADRPLPTLTLSLLPIVVPILLIIIKAMITLLPPPATSELSVLQLLVEVIMFVGTPIIALCISTLLAVYTLVPYLDRHQSSARLEEGLQSAGIILMVTGAGGALGFVVRETGTGTQLAALIAKLPFSPIMIPFLVATVIRLIQGSGTVAMITSASITAPILMQVPGMNMLFAAQAAVIGSFFFSYFNDSLFWVVNRMMGITDVNQQIMTWSIPTSLTWAVGGILIALINLAFGSGGSLLDPLIPLAGLGIIFLVIRRQ